A portion of the Marinobacter alexandrii genome contains these proteins:
- the pheS gene encoding phenylalanine--tRNA ligase subunit alpha produces the protein MLEKVKLFISEVEKATAQSSDEVEKFRLKFIGKNNVINDLFEDFKKVPAEQKRELGPALNNLKNLAQIKLKDLSSQVVGGSVSSENVDVTLPGEYGVEGSIHPISQTKNRIIEIFERQGFNVEDGPEIDNDWNNFTALNFPENHPAREMQDTYFIEKNPDILLRTHTSNVQIRLMKNKKPPIRSIMPGRVFRNEAISARAHCFFHQVEGLVVGKNISFKDLKNTLYHFSKEMFGKDTKIRLRPSYFPFTEPSAEIDISCFICGGSGCKICKQTGWVEIAGSGMVDPNVLENCGIDSTKYSGFAFGMGIERVTMLKYQLDDLRLFSENDIRFLKQF, from the coding sequence ATGCTGGAGAAAGTAAAATTATTTATTTCAGAAGTAGAAAAAGCCACTGCACAAAGCAGTGATGAGGTAGAAAAGTTCCGGCTGAAATTTATCGGTAAGAATAATGTGATAAATGATCTCTTTGAAGACTTTAAGAAAGTTCCGGCTGAGCAAAAACGCGAACTAGGCCCAGCTCTTAATAATCTTAAAAACCTTGCTCAAATCAAACTCAAAGATCTATCTAGCCAAGTAGTAGGCGGAAGTGTATCTTCTGAAAATGTAGATGTAACGCTACCAGGAGAGTACGGTGTGGAAGGCTCTATTCATCCAATTTCACAAACTAAAAATCGAATCATTGAGATTTTTGAGCGACAGGGATTCAATGTAGAAGATGGACCAGAAATAGATAATGATTGGAACAACTTTACTGCGCTGAATTTCCCCGAAAATCATCCTGCGCGTGAGATGCAGGATACTTATTTCATTGAAAAAAATCCAGATATTCTTTTGAGGACACATACATCAAATGTTCAAATACGCTTGATGAAAAATAAGAAACCACCTATCCGTTCCATCATGCCAGGGAGAGTTTTTCGGAATGAGGCAATATCTGCTAGAGCACATTGCTTTTTTCATCAGGTTGAAGGACTTGTAGTTGGAAAGAATATTAGTTTTAAAGATCTAAAGAATACACTGTATCACTTCTCAAAGGAAATGTTTGGGAAGGATACAAAAATCAGATTGAGGCCTTCATACTTTCCTTTTACAGAGCCAAGTGCTGAAATTGATATTAGCTGCTTTATCTGTGGAGGGTCAGGTTGTAAAATTTGTAAACAAACTGGCTGGGTTGAGATTGCAGGTTCAGGGATGGTAGATCCAAATGTTTTGGAAAATTGTGGGATAGATTCAACTAAGTATAGCGGATTCGCATTTGGAATGGGAATCGAACGCGTTACTATGCTGAAATATCAGTTAGACGATTTGAGACTTTTTTCAGAAAACGATATTCGATTTTTGAAGCAATTTTAG
- the ribD gene encoding bifunctional diaminohydroxyphosphoribosylaminopyrimidine deaminase/5-amino-6-(5-phosphoribosylamino)uracil reductase RibD, giving the protein MDDRRYMKRALELAELGRGSISPNPMVGCVIVHEDTIVGEGYHQEYGKPHAEVNAINAVKDHSVLAKSTAYVTLEPCAHHGKTPPCADLLIQKKIKRVVIASRDPFEKVNGKGIKKLKAAGVEVVIGLHKEEAEKLNIRFFTSIQQERPYVILKWAQTSDGFVARENYDSKWISNQYSRQLVHKWRTEEDAILVGKNTAIYDNPQLTAREWEGKNPIRILLDSNLEVNKDSNLFNDFAPTLIFNSLKEEKKKNLEWIKIDMNNPWSVLRKLHERRVQSVIIEGGSQVLNSFINENCWDEARVFTSKESFEKGVLAPQIDGITREEKIFDDILTFYKNING; this is encoded by the coding sequence ATGGATGATAGGCGATATATGAAACGTGCGCTAGAACTAGCCGAACTTGGTCGAGGGTCAATCTCCCCCAATCCGATGGTGGGCTGTGTCATTGTTCATGAGGACACTATTGTGGGAGAAGGCTATCACCAGGAATATGGAAAACCTCATGCAGAAGTCAATGCAATCAATGCTGTAAAGGATCACTCCGTACTTGCCAAAAGCACCGCTTATGTTACGTTAGAGCCATGTGCTCATCATGGCAAAACTCCTCCGTGTGCTGATTTATTGATTCAAAAAAAAATCAAACGAGTTGTAATCGCCTCTAGAGATCCTTTTGAAAAGGTAAACGGAAAGGGGATTAAAAAACTAAAAGCAGCAGGAGTCGAAGTTGTAATCGGTTTACATAAAGAAGAGGCTGAAAAATTAAATATCAGATTCTTTACTTCTATTCAGCAGGAAAGACCTTATGTAATCTTGAAATGGGCACAGACTTCTGATGGCTTTGTCGCAAGAGAAAATTATGATTCAAAATGGATTAGCAATCAATACTCACGGCAGTTAGTACATAAATGGCGCACAGAAGAAGATGCAATTCTTGTGGGGAAGAATACTGCCATTTATGACAACCCACAACTTACCGCTAGAGAATGGGAAGGAAAAAACCCCATTCGAATCTTACTAGATAGCAATCTAGAAGTCAATAAAGACTCAAATCTTTTCAATGACTTTGCACCTACTTTGATTTTTAATTCTTTGAAAGAGGAAAAGAAGAAGAATCTTGAATGGATTAAAATAGACATGAACAATCCGTGGAGTGTCCTTAGAAAGCTTCATGAAAGAAGAGTACAATCAGTTATAATAGAAGGAGGATCTCAAGTATTGAACTCTTTTATCAATGAAAATTGTTGGGATGAAGCTAGGGTTTTCACTTCAAAAGAGTCCTTCGAAAAAGGTGTTCTTGCTCCGCAAATTGATGGAATAACTAGAGAAGAGAAGATTTTTGATGATATACTAACTTTTTATAAAAACATTAATGGCTGA
- a CDS encoding peptidylprolyl isomerase codes for MKKQNRQMRLRFIVISTAILLSFSGLAQDSEVAIDKIIAKVDDYIILKSELERSYLDFLSRGEARGSNAKCNILQQLVVNKMLMAQSEIDSIFVDDSEVNLSLDRRMSVMAQQFGGESEIERAYGKSITQIRAEIFDNIKEQLTIQRMQSELTSGMKVTPSEVKKFFKNIPQDSLPYFSTEVSVAQIVKEPKPGKSQKDKVRNLMLDIRERLERGESFAALAKQYSQDPGSAARGGELGFYSRGELAPEYEAASLSMSPGEISMPVETQFGYHVIQLLEKRGNTYKTKHILISPQPNQEDYKRAENYIDSIRTLITLDSITFQSAAKEHSDDQQTSSAGGYFQDETGALRIPAEQLDPNIFFTIDTMKIGNITKPLRFQKEDGSYAFRIIYYNNKIAPHQANLNDDYQKIAAASLAQKRNLKISNWFDKARGNVFIEVDPEYDYCNLTN; via the coding sequence ATGAAGAAGCAGAACAGACAAATGCGTTTGAGATTTATAGTAATTAGTACAGCAATCCTGCTGTCATTCAGCGGTTTAGCGCAAGATAGTGAAGTAGCAATAGATAAAATCATTGCCAAGGTTGATGATTATATTATTTTAAAATCAGAACTAGAACGTTCCTATCTTGATTTTCTATCAAGAGGAGAAGCGCGTGGCAGTAACGCAAAGTGCAACATACTTCAACAGCTGGTAGTCAACAAAATGCTAATGGCCCAATCAGAAATTGATTCAATTTTTGTGGACGATTCTGAAGTTAACTTAAGTCTTGACAGGCGGATGTCTGTTATGGCCCAACAGTTTGGAGGAGAGTCTGAAATTGAAAGAGCTTATGGAAAAAGTATCACTCAGATTCGAGCTGAAATCTTCGATAACATTAAAGAGCAGCTCACTATTCAACGTATGCAATCTGAGCTTACCTCAGGCATGAAGGTTACACCCTCAGAAGTAAAGAAGTTCTTTAAAAATATTCCTCAAGACTCACTTCCCTATTTCTCAACGGAGGTATCAGTAGCTCAAATAGTGAAAGAGCCAAAACCTGGTAAATCTCAGAAAGATAAGGTTCGAAATCTCATGCTCGATATCCGTGAAAGATTAGAGAGAGGAGAATCCTTTGCTGCTTTGGCAAAACAATATTCGCAAGACCCGGGATCTGCCGCTAGAGGAGGAGAACTTGGTTTTTATAGTCGTGGAGAGTTAGCTCCAGAATATGAAGCTGCATCACTCTCTATGTCTCCAGGCGAAATTTCCATGCCAGTTGAAACACAATTTGGATATCACGTAATACAGCTTCTGGAAAAAAGGGGGAATACGTATAAGACCAAACACATCCTCATTAGCCCTCAACCAAATCAGGAGGATTATAAAAGAGCTGAAAATTATATCGACAGTATCCGAACACTCATTACATTGGATAGTATTACATTCCAATCAGCAGCAAAAGAACATTCTGATGATCAACAGACTTCCTCCGCTGGAGGATACTTCCAAGATGAAACAGGTGCCTTAAGAATTCCTGCGGAGCAGCTAGATCCAAATATCTTCTTTACGATTGACACTATGAAAATTGGAAATATAACCAAGCCATTGCGCTTTCAGAAAGAAGATGGAAGTTATGCTTTTAGAATCATCTATTACAACAATAAAATAGCACCTCACCAAGCAAATCTTAATGATGATTATCAAAAGATTGCGGCCGCATCATTAGCTCAAAAACGAAACCTTAAAATTTCTAATTGGTTTGACAAAGCCAGGGGTAATGTATTCATAGAGGTGGATCCTGAGTATGATTACTGTAACCTGACAAATTAA
- a CDS encoding ATP-binding protein, whose translation MIKRLTIGCDKNELVKIRQFTSDMLEEHSVPDLQAHKLVLAVDEVCANLIIHANDCNPESRIEFDIDFKPKQIIFTFRDRGAGFDINEYESPSMEELVSSRRQGGLGLMLVKRIMDKIEFSTEKNHNICKLIKMYP comes from the coding sequence ATGATTAAGAGATTAACCATAGGGTGTGATAAAAATGAATTGGTAAAAATACGTCAATTCACATCAGATATGCTGGAAGAACATAGCGTACCTGACTTACAAGCACATAAATTGGTTCTTGCAGTAGACGAAGTATGCGCTAATCTGATCATACATGCCAATGACTGCAATCCTGAAAGTCGTATAGAATTTGACATAGACTTTAAGCCCAAACAAATCATTTTCACATTTAGAGACAGAGGGGCTGGTTTTGACATCAATGAATATGAATCTCCATCAATGGAAGAGTTAGTATCATCACGCAGGCAAGGTGGTTTAGGCTTAATGCTTGTCAAAAGAATAATGGATAAAATTGAGTTCTCTACTGAAAAGAATCATAATATTTGCAAGCTCATTAAAATGTATCCTTAA
- a CDS encoding DUF5916 domain-containing protein gives MTKVVLALSLLFCTLFLSAQETRQTFRYIIKKSTESIKIDGEENDPAWENTQDIPYFINHWPIDSGRSETLTKVKVTYDDDYLYILATCFDNGTRIVQSLRRDDEDAHWNSDNFTIVIDPMNNKQNGFIFGVNAGGSQLEGQLNVQGARTQYDQNWDNKWYSVVKSNDKNWTAEFAIPFKTLRYSPNQSEWGINFIRGDMERNEFSTWTQFPLNYGGIDLNFMGTLDWEQNPKKASGKVVLIPYLSGGTQRDFEETEQTSYKKTRDTGLDAKIAVTGSLNLDLTINPDFSNVDVDQQVTNLSRFSIFFPERRNFFLENGDIFSNFGTWQISPFFSRRIGLVDGEQVPITHGARLTGNISNSTRIGVMNIRTSQFDTIAVQNYSVAAIHQQVLDRSVIKAIFINRQAGETLETGQFARNGGLEFAYLSNDGKLGNTVRFHAATTDDGLSDNHFYGFNGNYNSRNLRMGWSFDVVGENYITELGFNPRLENYNAETEETTRKGFTRINPWINYRFFPEKGKLNSHGPVSWFNMFLNQDGTGLNERTHGLGYNFNFKNTSWLRPNMVYREVNLPVPTTLLGDDFEPLPVANYRFTRADVRYNTDRRKVVSANLIFGFGNFFNGTRVNTSTGLNFRAQPWGNFGISYDYNKVQLPGAFGEADFHLLRTNAQISFSNTMFLTSAVQFNSQSENYNFFTRFQWRYRPMSDFFLVYTDNYEMDGLGLKDRQIVFKATYWLNL, from the coding sequence ATGACTAAAGTTGTGTTAGCCTTGAGTTTACTTTTTTGTACACTATTTCTCTCTGCTCAAGAGACCCGTCAAACATTTAGATACATCATAAAAAAATCAACGGAATCCATCAAGATTGACGGTGAAGAAAATGATCCCGCCTGGGAGAACACGCAAGACATCCCTTACTTTATTAACCACTGGCCCATTGATTCTGGCAGATCTGAAACATTGACCAAAGTGAAAGTCACCTACGATGATGACTACCTATATATACTAGCAACTTGTTTTGATAACGGCACACGCATCGTGCAGTCATTAAGAAGAGATGATGAAGATGCTCATTGGAATAGTGACAATTTCACCATTGTCATAGATCCAATGAACAATAAACAAAATGGGTTCATTTTTGGTGTGAATGCGGGCGGTTCTCAATTGGAAGGGCAATTAAATGTGCAAGGTGCACGAACTCAATATGATCAAAATTGGGACAATAAATGGTATTCGGTGGTGAAGTCAAATGACAAAAATTGGACTGCTGAGTTTGCTATCCCATTCAAAACATTGAGATACTCTCCCAATCAATCAGAGTGGGGAATCAACTTCATAAGAGGAGATATGGAGCGAAATGAGTTTTCTACCTGGACACAGTTTCCACTTAATTATGGAGGTATTGATTTAAACTTTATGGGTACGCTGGATTGGGAGCAGAATCCAAAAAAAGCTTCCGGGAAAGTTGTATTGATTCCATACCTATCAGGAGGAACACAGAGAGACTTTGAGGAGACTGAGCAAACATCTTATAAAAAAACACGCGATACCGGACTAGATGCCAAGATTGCCGTTACTGGCTCGTTGAACCTGGATCTAACTATTAATCCAGACTTCTCTAATGTTGATGTAGATCAGCAAGTCACAAATCTTTCCCGATTTAGCATCTTCTTTCCCGAGAGGCGAAATTTTTTCTTAGAAAATGGCGACATCTTCTCAAACTTTGGAACATGGCAGATTTCCCCTTTTTTTTCACGCCGTATCGGCTTAGTTGATGGAGAACAGGTTCCCATTACTCATGGAGCTCGTCTGACAGGGAATATCTCCAACAGCACTCGAATAGGTGTTATGAATATTCGAACGAGTCAATTCGATACAATAGCCGTACAGAATTACTCTGTTGCAGCCATCCATCAGCAGGTATTGGATCGCTCAGTCATCAAAGCCATTTTTATTAATAGGCAAGCTGGAGAGACCTTAGAGACCGGACAGTTTGCTCGAAATGGAGGACTTGAATTCGCTTACTTATCTAACGATGGAAAATTGGGAAATACTGTTCGATTTCATGCTGCAACTACCGATGATGGTTTGAGTGACAATCATTTTTATGGATTCAACGGGAATTATAACAGCAGAAACCTTCGTATGGGTTGGTCATTTGATGTGGTTGGTGAAAATTACATTACAGAGTTAGGGTTCAACCCAAGATTAGAGAACTATAACGCAGAAACAGAAGAAACTACTCGTAAGGGATTTACACGCATAAATCCATGGATTAACTATCGCTTTTTCCCTGAAAAAGGGAAATTAAATTCGCATGGGCCAGTATCATGGTTTAACATGTTCTTAAATCAAGATGGCACAGGTTTAAATGAAAGGACTCATGGTTTAGGCTATAACTTCAATTTTAAGAATACTTCATGGTTGAGGCCAAACATGGTCTATCGCGAAGTGAATCTGCCCGTACCTACTACATTACTTGGTGATGATTTTGAACCTCTCCCAGTTGCCAATTATCGATTCACCAGAGCAGATGTCAGATATAACACCGACCGAAGAAAAGTAGTAAGCGCAAATCTTATTTTTGGGTTTGGAAATTTCTTCAACGGTACAAGAGTCAATACCTCAACAGGTTTGAACTTTCGCGCCCAACCTTGGGGAAATTTTGGAATCTCTTACGATTATAACAAAGTGCAATTACCTGGAGCCTTTGGTGAAGCAGATTTTCACTTATTGCGAACCAATGCTCAAATCAGCTTTTCCAACACTATGTTCTTAACATCAGCAGTTCAATTCAATTCGCAGAGCGAAAACTATAACTTCTTTACGCGATTTCAGTGGCGCTACCGACCAATGTCAGACTTTTTTCTTGTGTATACAGATAATTACGAAATGGATGGATTAGGCTTAAAAGACCGCCAAATTGTGTTTAAAGCAACTTATTGGTTGAATTTGTAG
- a CDS encoding STAS domain-containing protein translates to MAEINTENNDGIHFITVNGDIDAGSSIYLDNAFKEALGDGEKKIIADLSGLDYISSAGLGVFISHLDEFKLQNIELALFGINDSVKQVFDILGLEKLLTIEETKEAAIKALND, encoded by the coding sequence ATGGCTGAAATAAATACTGAAAATAACGATGGAATTCATTTTATAACCGTAAATGGAGATATTGATGCTGGTTCAAGTATTTATCTTGACAATGCCTTTAAAGAGGCTCTTGGAGATGGTGAGAAGAAAATCATTGCTGATTTGTCGGGGCTGGACTATATCTCTTCTGCCGGACTTGGCGTATTTATCTCACACCTTGATGAATTCAAGTTGCAAAATATAGAATTGGCATTGTTTGGAATAAACGACTCAGTGAAACAAGTTTTTGATATTCTAGGTTTGGAAAAGTTATTAACAATAGAAGAAACGAAAGAAGCAGCCATCAAAGCGTTAAATGATTAA
- a CDS encoding SpoIIE family protein phosphatase, protein MKVDFSNFFPQLSFTGFVLFTFAYYRYVITKADSLNFTDLLWKVFITGLITTLISLAIQLFFNLFARSTLVESPLTINFFYNILIALVVIFMVSTLVVWKRLILYQKSKRLLQLWGLFEIALVAALLFDFFNLKVDDANFRFSLIVLGCFSIILVFNLKWVAYLNFKQKWKGILFIILSAIYLYHFILNLLKFSYTEVLVIDLLDRVFVWGVFGFLFLYAVISILVTLFNLPTSSVFEQKLKEAIDFQKLSQSIPRGETKDQTYEILLESSMSAVFADAAWLEVIEDGGRTQVIRNLRDDDIQGIKSAIKTDTIKSILQLELKNEVSPGKLTDGIKHAKFKSIIALPIMVQDSQVGFIVLLNEVSEAFNREMVNIITTFVNQASISLENLTLIQESIENERYKEQLKIAKNVQKSLLPRALINNDHLTMSAFSMAADEVGGDYYDILEYQKNKFGVIIGDVSGKGTSAAFQMAQMKGIFHSLVAQGKSPEEFNKQANMALSQCLEKSSFITATYFDIDTTKNILHFSRAGHCPSLFYCKKEDEVNFLKCDGMGLGILRNSKYDDYVYSNTVNYNEGDTLLLYTDGITEAKNIDGEQFGSERLKDSFTIHASKAPNQVKEGIKDDLSEFIGEMIIDDDYTLVVIKFKDKGKNG, encoded by the coding sequence ATGAAGGTAGATTTTTCTAACTTCTTCCCTCAGTTGTCATTTACCGGATTTGTTCTATTCACTTTCGCGTACTACAGGTATGTAATAACAAAGGCTGATTCGCTCAACTTCACAGACTTATTGTGGAAAGTATTCATCACCGGTCTAATTACAACCTTAATATCACTAGCTATTCAGCTATTTTTCAACCTATTTGCAAGATCTACTCTGGTAGAAAGCCCGCTCACTATTAACTTCTTCTATAATATTTTAATAGCTCTAGTGGTCATATTTATGGTTTCCACTTTAGTCGTTTGGAAGCGATTGATTCTCTATCAAAAATCAAAAAGACTACTTCAGCTTTGGGGATTGTTTGAAATAGCTCTCGTTGCAGCTCTACTATTTGATTTCTTTAATCTAAAGGTTGATGATGCTAATTTTCGATTCTCGCTTATTGTCCTAGGCTGTTTCTCAATCATCCTCGTATTCAATCTCAAATGGGTTGCCTATTTAAATTTTAAGCAAAAGTGGAAGGGAATACTATTTATTATTCTATCCGCTATCTATCTCTATCATTTTATACTTAACCTTCTAAAATTCTCTTACACCGAAGTTTTGGTGATTGATTTATTAGATAGAGTATTTGTTTGGGGTGTTTTTGGATTCCTTTTTTTATATGCTGTCATATCCATTTTAGTAACGCTTTTTAATCTTCCTACATCCTCTGTTTTTGAACAAAAATTGAAAGAGGCTATAGATTTTCAAAAACTTAGTCAGTCAATCCCCAGAGGTGAAACAAAAGATCAGACCTATGAAATTCTATTAGAAAGCTCAATGAGCGCCGTATTTGCTGATGCTGCATGGTTAGAGGTTATCGAAGATGGCGGAAGAACTCAAGTTATCCGAAACTTAAGAGATGACGATATACAAGGAATAAAATCCGCGATCAAAACAGATACTATAAAATCAATACTTCAACTTGAGCTCAAAAATGAAGTCAGTCCTGGGAAGTTGACGGATGGCATTAAGCATGCAAAATTTAAATCCATCATCGCACTACCCATTATGGTTCAGGATAGCCAAGTTGGTTTTATTGTTCTCTTAAATGAGGTCTCTGAAGCATTTAACCGCGAAATGGTAAATATCATTACAACTTTTGTAAATCAGGCAAGTATTTCATTGGAAAACCTCACACTCATTCAGGAGTCCATTGAAAATGAACGCTATAAAGAGCAGTTAAAAATTGCCAAGAACGTTCAAAAAAGCCTCCTTCCAAGAGCTTTGATCAATAATGATCATCTTACAATGTCTGCGTTTTCTATGGCTGCAGATGAAGTCGGAGGCGACTACTATGATATTTTAGAATATCAAAAAAATAAGTTTGGAGTGATTATCGGAGATGTTTCGGGTAAGGGTACGAGTGCTGCATTTCAAATGGCTCAAATGAAAGGAATATTTCACAGTCTAGTTGCACAAGGTAAATCACCAGAAGAGTTTAACAAACAAGCCAATATGGCCTTAAGTCAATGCCTTGAAAAGTCATCTTTCATCACCGCAACGTACTTTGATATTGATACGACTAAAAATATTTTACATTTTTCACGAGCGGGACATTGCCCTAGTTTGTTCTACTGCAAAAAGGAAGATGAAGTAAATTTTCTCAAGTGTGATGGTATGGGCTTAGGAATTCTTAGAAACTCAAAGTACGATGATTACGTTTATAGCAACACTGTGAACTATAACGAAGGAGATACTCTTCTTCTATATACTGACGGTATTACTGAGGCAAAGAATATTGACGGGGAGCAATTTGGAAGCGAACGGTTAAAAGATTCATTCACCATCCATGCCTCGAAAGCACCCAACCAAGTCAAAGAAGGAATTAAAGATGATCTATCTGAATTTATAGGAGAGATGATTATTGATGATGACTACACATTAGTGGTCATAAAATTTAAAGATAAAGGAAAAAATGGCTGA
- a CDS encoding MoxR family ATPase, which produces MADTKDVQLADDLSKDFKRLETEISQKIIGQPEVVRLLITSLFCNGHSLLVGVPGLAKTLLVQTVSKCLSLDFNRIQFTPDLMPSDILGAETLDKERNLRFIQGPIFANVILADEINRTPPKTQSALLESMQEGAVTIAGKNYTLDKPFFVLATQNPIEQEGTYPLPEAQLDRFMFMIKLDYPSYEDEIEVIKSTTSQQTGEVKEVISKEVILNYQKLIRKVPVADNVFEYAVNLVTKTRPDGEKADPIAKEYLEWGAGPRAGQFLILAAKCNALINGKYSPDIEDIKSVAIPVLRHRIVKNFKAEAERVTEEKIISDLL; this is translated from the coding sequence ATGGCTGATACAAAAGATGTACAATTGGCGGATGATCTTTCCAAAGATTTTAAAAGGTTGGAGACTGAAATATCCCAAAAGATTATAGGCCAGCCTGAAGTTGTTAGATTGTTAATTACATCACTGTTTTGTAATGGACATTCATTGCTGGTAGGTGTTCCAGGTCTTGCAAAGACATTGCTTGTACAAACTGTATCAAAATGTCTATCTCTAGATTTTAATAGAATCCAATTCACACCAGATCTTATGCCTTCTGATATTTTGGGCGCTGAAACTCTAGATAAAGAAAGAAACTTAAGGTTTATTCAAGGTCCAATCTTTGCCAATGTGATTTTAGCAGATGAAATCAACAGAACTCCACCAAAAACACAATCTGCTTTGCTGGAATCAATGCAAGAAGGAGCAGTAACTATTGCCGGTAAAAATTACACACTAGATAAACCATTTTTTGTTTTAGCAACTCAAAATCCAATAGAACAAGAAGGAACCTATCCGCTTCCTGAAGCACAGCTTGATAGATTCATGTTTATGATCAAGCTGGACTATCCAAGCTACGAAGACGAGATAGAAGTAATAAAGAGTACCACATCCCAACAAACAGGAGAAGTAAAGGAAGTGATCTCAAAAGAAGTCATATTGAATTATCAAAAACTTATCAGAAAAGTTCCAGTAGCTGATAATGTTTTTGAATATGCAGTGAATCTTGTGACAAAAACAAGGCCTGATGGCGAAAAGGCAGATCCTATTGCCAAAGAGTATTTAGAGTGGGGTGCTGGCCCTAGAGCAGGTCAATTTTTGATTCTTGCCGCAAAATGCAATGCACTTATCAATGGCAAATACTCCCCTGATATTGAGGATATTAAATCTGTTGCTATTCCTGTATTAAGACACAGGATTGTTAAGAATTTTAAAGCTGAAGCAGAACGAGTTACCGAGGAGAAGATTATTTCTGATCTTCTCTAA
- the prmC gene encoding peptide chain release factor N(5)-glutamine methyltransferase: protein MQNVKQIWQETAKRLEKIYDRREAESITYLLLEDVFNIKLADVIAEESRGLDSEKLEELIGRLLNHEPIQYVTEVADFYGRKFKISPGALIPRPETEELIELIVHKNELEKPRILDIGVGSGCIGISLSLEIGGIVYGTDTSKGAIQIAQENAKRLNAEITVFQHDVLKDELLQSELDILVSNPPYIPEEDREHMNKNVLQHEPNIALFVPDSDPIVFYKRIATIGLISLKDGGKIYFEIHENFGKDVQDYLISLGYVDVAIHQDMQKKDRMISATNSTNKLL, encoded by the coding sequence ATGCAAAATGTCAAGCAAATCTGGCAAGAAACAGCGAAACGACTGGAAAAAATTTATGATAGGCGAGAAGCTGAAAGCATTACTTATCTATTGCTGGAAGATGTTTTTAATATAAAACTTGCGGATGTTATTGCTGAGGAAAGCAGAGGGCTAGATTCAGAGAAATTAGAAGAATTGATAGGTCGACTACTAAATCACGAACCAATTCAATATGTGACAGAGGTGGCTGACTTTTATGGAAGGAAATTCAAAATCTCTCCCGGGGCTTTGATTCCGAGACCTGAAACCGAAGAATTGATCGAACTGATAGTTCACAAAAATGAACTTGAAAAGCCAAGAATTCTAGATATAGGAGTAGGTTCAGGATGTATTGGAATCTCACTATCTCTGGAAATAGGTGGCATTGTTTATGGTACTGATACATCTAAAGGTGCGATCCAGATCGCACAGGAAAATGCGAAGAGATTGAATGCAGAGATAACTGTTTTTCAGCACGATGTTTTGAAAGATGAATTGCTGCAAAGTGAACTCGATATTTTAGTAAGTAATCCGCCTTACATTCCAGAAGAGGATAGGGAGCATATGAATAAGAATGTACTTCAGCATGAGCCTAATATTGCCCTTTTTGTGCCGGATTCTGATCCAATTGTTTTCTATAAACGGATTGCAACTATAGGATTGATATCACTAAAAGACGGAGGAAAAATCTATTTTGAAATTCATGAGAATTTTGGAAAGGATGTTCAGGATTACCTCATTAGTCTGGGATATGTTGATGTAGCTATCCATCAAGATATGCAGAAAAAAGATAGAATGATCTCAGCTACAAATTCAACCAATAAGTTGCTTTAA
- a CDS encoding GAF domain-containing protein, with protein MAEDLTIVKEGTKEERYEALLPQIQGLLYGETNLIANLANIAAALKEGMNFFWVGFYQVDSEDELVLGPFQGPVACTRIKKGKGVCGASWQRDEVLIVPNVDEFPGHIACASASKSEIVIPIKKDGKTMCVLDVDSDILADFDEIDQKYLQKILDLLP; from the coding sequence ATGGCTGAAGATTTAACAATTGTAAAGGAAGGGACTAAAGAAGAGAGGTATGAAGCATTACTGCCTCAGATTCAAGGGCTTCTGTACGGAGAAACAAATCTGATTGCCAATCTCGCTAACATAGCAGCTGCACTAAAAGAAGGCATGAATTTCTTTTGGGTTGGCTTTTACCAAGTTGATTCCGAAGATGAACTCGTTCTCGGACCATTTCAAGGTCCTGTTGCGTGCACTCGTATTAAAAAGGGTAAAGGTGTATGTGGTGCAAGTTGGCAAAGAGATGAAGTATTGATTGTTCCAAACGTAGATGAGTTTCCAGGTCACATTGCATGCGCTTCAGCTTCGAAATCCGAAATTGTTATACCTATTAAAAAAGATGGAAAGACCATGTGTGTATTGGATGTAGACAGTGATATACTTGCCGACTTTGATGAAATCGATCAGAAATATCTTCAAAAAATCCTAGATCTTCTTCCTTAA